From one Mytilus galloprovincialis chromosome 13, xbMytGall1.hap1.1, whole genome shotgun sequence genomic stretch:
- the LOC143056159 gene encoding uncharacterized protein LOC143056159, translating to MTMFGIALFVIFCSVLNTECVRTARHGPGECIHGTKNVHDECICDKDWTEPHCENPKCYHGGELDHHHHHCKCRTGYIGTHCQISESQIETNPCNSHSCFNGGHCYHDGSQLYCACRIGYTGVRCEQRQVATTAATVVITGILYMILTLNQTYVQVFNHM from the exons ATGACAATGTTTGGTATCGCCCTTTTCGTCATCTTTTGTTCAGTCTTGAACACAGAGTGCGTTAGGACTGCAAGGCACGGGCCGGGAG AATGTATACATGGAACAAAAAATGTTCATGACGAATGTATCTGTGATAAAGATTGGACAGAACCACATTGTG AGAATCCGAAATGCTATCATGGAGGCGAGTTGGATCACCATCATCATCATTGTAAATGTAGAACAGGTTATATAGGAACACATTGTCAGATAT CTGAATCACAAATAGAAACAAATC caTGTAACTCACATTCCTGTTTTAACGGTGGTCATTGTTACCACGATGGCAGCCAGTTATATTGTGCTTGTCGTATTGGATACACCGGAGTGAGATGCGAAc agCGTCAAGTCGCAACAACag ctGCAACAGTTGTGATAACAGGTATTTTGTATATGATTCTCACACTAAATCAAACTTACGTGCAAGTATTTAATCATATGTAA